A genomic window from Brassica oleracea var. oleracea cultivar TO1000 chromosome C8, BOL, whole genome shotgun sequence includes:
- the LOC106311832 gene encoding uncharacterized protein LOC106311832 isoform X2, whose amino-acid sequence MKGRSHHEDWVDGSWTVDCVCGVNFDDGEEMVNCDDCGVWVHTRCSRYVKGEELFTCDKCKRKNNKNNVDDDIEETEVAQLLVELPTKTLRMESSCTRNVPVKRPFRLWTEIPTEEKVHVQGIPGGDPAFFGGLSSVFSRELWKCTGYVPKKFNFKYREFPCWDEDEVENGCQEENGAGVLFSMSKESLIAAPASALVAMRSVDDKGTTNDLDSGEAEMKHSQSAVEKDKRLLRPLITSKRRKELFGASKERMKKKVEIADKEEEDDKKVRPASGFKPSESDGLSRDCGIAKNDKSKKAAFEESIDGGLGEGESGNSEIGVECSKEQNLSDVHANGAGKQEEKAGHHFRIVLKSSATEDSSVPARKDVTHNEADKADERQGTIAATPGDNAVDSPESSQKPSSASTRDAEEKNCDAVSGKISSRKNQVQKEIVETGAGGAVGQQILEYNKMTQSSSLPPPEPHPVDMISERTTDLKREVLVSEAEKNSLETKPGSSVLEEPSKPCRPVPHTFSVYSRPKMVVSIGKSSSSSATEKSPKPSFTSRNSIPPSKQQPSDGDENANTNDEDCVSSDAIRERDGDDEKSLKEHTKSMQQSRASHSSVSKTRDSSSSLKASPAARLNGGSSEASGKHSLSGTFQKNDPMQSITDEELALRLHHQLNSSPRVPRVPRMRQPGSLALSPTATSFKRTCSSGSKDHTTFSRRKNKDASKEGLRKSRDDDRCSTRSTKSRRPPDWRTTHQDSGSRGGEEKENRKTSYSSRRVLVQPNSTTSSSSGASSSNEHNKPSPHSSPRNNGTPVHQTLPGLINEIMSKGKRMTYEELCNAVLPHWPHLRKHNGERYAYSSHSQAVLDCLRNRHEWARLVDRGPKTNSGKKKRKLDAAEDEESDENESSKGGKKQLHHSQGEEFPKGKRKARKRRRLSLQGKGIKALLKKRNEQVSEEDEEGASSSDTSEESVFCEEVEEAPTASARQVSASSSEEAESTS is encoded by the exons ATGAAAGGAAGGTCACACCACGAGGATTGGGTCGATGGATCTTGGACTGTAGATTGCGTTTGCGGTGTGAATTTCGATGATGGAGAAGAGATGGTCAATTGCGATGATTGCGGGGTTTGGGTTCATACTCGCTGCTCTCGTTACGTTAAAGGAGAGGAGCTTTTCACTTGCGACAAGTGTAAGAGAAAGAACAACAAGAACAACGTTGATGATGATATCGAAGAGACCGAGGTTGCTCAGTTGTTGGTTGAGCTGCCTACCAAGACCTTGAGAATGGAGAGCTCGTGTACTCGGAATGTGCCTGTTAAGCGTCCTTTTAGGTTATGGACTGAGATCCCGACGGAAGAGAAGGTTCATGTGCAAGGGATCCCGGGTGGTGATCCGGCCTTCTTTGGAGGTTTGTCGTCGGTTTTCTCACGGGAGCTGTGGAAGTGTACTGGTTATGTGCCTAAGAAGTTTAACTTCAAGTATAGAGAGTTTCCATGCTGGGATGAGGATGAGGTTGAGAATGGGTGTCAGGAAGAAAACGGCGCTGGAGTTTTGTTTTCTATGTCGAAGGAGAGTTTGATCGCTGCTCCCGCGAGTGCTTTGGTTGCAATGAGGAGTGTTGATGATAAAGGAACCACAAATGACCTGGACTCTGGGGAAGCTGAGATGAAACATTCTCAGAGTGCTGTGGAGAAGGATAAGAGGTTGCTTCGTCCCTTGATAACGAGTAAGCGAAGAAAAGAACTGTTTGGAGCTTCTAAAGAGCGGATGAAGAAGAAGGTCGAAATTGCTGACAAAGAAGAGGAGGATGATAAGAAAG TTCGACCAGCAAGTGGTTTTAAACCATCAGAATCAGATGGTTTAAGTAGAGACTGTGGGATCGCAAAGAATGATAAGTCAAAGAAAGCTGCGTTTGAAGAATCTATTGATGGTGGGCTTGGCGAGGGTGAATCTGGTAATTCAGAAATTGGTGTTGAATGCTCCAAAGAACAGAATCTTTCTGACGTTCATGCTAATGGTGCTGGAAAACAGGAAGAGAAAGCTGGCCATCATTTCCGAATTGTGCTTAAGAGCTCTGCTACTGAAGATTCTTCCGTCCCAGCAAGAAAAGATGTTACACACAATGAAGCTGATAAGGCAGATGAG AGACAAGGTACAATAGCTGCTACTCCAGGAGATAATGCAGTTGATTCGCCTGAAAGTTCCCAGAAGCCTTCTTCTGCTTCTACACGAGATGCTGAAGAGAAAAATTGTGATGCTGTCAGTGGTAAAATCAGTTCAAGGAAGAACCAAGTCCAAAAAGAAATTGTGGAGACTGGTGCTGGTGGAGCTGTAGGGCAGCAGATTCTGGAGTATAACAAAATGACACAGAGCAGTTCACTTCCTCCTCCTGAACCGCACCCTGTTGATATGATATCAGAAAGAACTACTGACTTAAAACGAGAGGTGTTGGTTTCGGAAGCAGAGAAAAATAGTCTGGAAACAAAGCCCGGATCTAGTGTACTTGAAGAGCCGTCAAAGCCATGCAGACCTGTTCCGCACACGTTTTCAGTATATAGCAGGCCTAAGATGGTAGTCAGCATTGGGAAATCATCGTCTAGTTCAGCCACGGAAAAGTCACCTAAGCCCTCCTTTACTTCCAGGAACTCCATACCTCCCTCCAAGCAACAACCAAGTGACGGTGATGAAAACGCTAATACTAATGATGAGGACTGTGTTTCCAGTGATGCGATCCGAGAGAGAGATGGGGATGATGAGAAATCTCTGAAAGAACATACTAAATCGATGCAGCAGAGCCGCGCTTCTCATTCTTCAGTTTCCAAGACAAGAGACTCTTCCTCTTCCCTAAAGGCATCTCCAGCAGCTCGGCTTAATGGTGGCTCTTCTGAGGCTTCTGGTAAACATTCGCTCTCAGGGACCTTCCAGAAAAATGACCCTATGCAGTCTATAACCGATGAAGAG CTTGCGTTAAGACTGCACCATCAACTCAACAGTTCTCCACGAGTCCCTCGTGTCCCACGCATGAGACAGCCCGGTAGCTTAGCCCTGTCTCCAACCGCTACTAGTTTTAAGCGCACCTGTAGTTCCGGTAGCAAGGATCACACAACG TTTTCCAGAAGGAAAAACAAGGACGCATCCAAAGAAGGGTTACGAAAATCTCGTGACGATGATAGATGTAGCACTAGGAGTACCAAATCGCGCCGCCCTCCTGATTGGAGAACAACACATCAAGACAGTGGAAGCAGAGGAGGGGAAGAAAAGGAAAACCGAAAAACATCCTACTCTTCCCGGAGGGTACTTGTCCAGCCAAACTCGACTACAAGCTCAAGCAGCGGAGCGTCTTCATCCAACGAGCATAATAAGCCTTCTCCACACAGTTCCCCGAGGAATAATGGTACTCCTGTTCATCAAACACTGCCTGGCTTAATCAATGAGATTATGAGTAAAGGCAAGAGGATGACATATGAAGAGCTCTGTAACGCAGTCTTGCCC CACTGGCCTCACTTGAGAAAACACAATGGAGAGCGATATGCATATTCAAGCCATTCACAAGCTGTTCTTGATTGCCTGAGGAACAGGCATGAATGGGCTCGTCTGGTTGATCGTGGCCCCAAG ACTAACTCAGGGAAAAAGAAACGGAAGCTTGATGCAGCAGAGGACGAGGAGTCAGATGAGAACGAAAGCAGCAAGGGAGGAAAGAAGCAGCTGCATCACTCTCAAGGAGAAGAGTTTCCTAAAGGGAAAAGGAAAGCAAGAAAACGAAGAAGGCTCTCTCTTCAAGGCAAGGGCATAAAAGCGTTACTAAAGAAGCGAAATGAACAAGTGAGCGAAGAAGACGAGGAAGGTGCGTCGTCATCGGATACAAGTGAAGAGAGTGTATTCTGCGAAGAAGTAGAAGAGGCCCCCACTGCTAGTGCTAGACAAGTCTCTGCTAGTAGCTCCGAGGAAGCTGAATCCACTTCATGA
- the LOC106311832 gene encoding uncharacterized protein LOC106311832 isoform X1: MKGRSHHEDWVDGSWTVDCVCGVNFDDGEEMVNCDDCGVWVHTRCSRYVKGEELFTCDKCKRKNNKNNVDDDIEETEVAQLLVELPTKTLRMESSCTRNVPVKRPFRLWTEIPTEEKVHVQGIPGGDPAFFGGLSSVFSRELWKCTGYVPKKFNFKYREFPCWDEDEVENGCQEENGAGVLFSMSKESLIAAPASALVAMRSVDDKGTTNDLDSGEAEMKHSQSAVEKDKRLLRPLITSKRRKELFGASKERMKKKVEIADKEEEDDKKAVRPASGFKPSESDGLSRDCGIAKNDKSKKAAFEESIDGGLGEGESGNSEIGVECSKEQNLSDVHANGAGKQEEKAGHHFRIVLKSSATEDSSVPARKDVTHNEADKADERQGTIAATPGDNAVDSPESSQKPSSASTRDAEEKNCDAVSGKISSRKNQVQKEIVETGAGGAVGQQILEYNKMTQSSSLPPPEPHPVDMISERTTDLKREVLVSEAEKNSLETKPGSSVLEEPSKPCRPVPHTFSVYSRPKMVVSIGKSSSSSATEKSPKPSFTSRNSIPPSKQQPSDGDENANTNDEDCVSSDAIRERDGDDEKSLKEHTKSMQQSRASHSSVSKTRDSSSSLKASPAARLNGGSSEASGKHSLSGTFQKNDPMQSITDEELALRLHHQLNSSPRVPRVPRMRQPGSLALSPTATSFKRTCSSGSKDHTTFSRRKNKDASKEGLRKSRDDDRCSTRSTKSRRPPDWRTTHQDSGSRGGEEKENRKTSYSSRRVLVQPNSTTSSSSGASSSNEHNKPSPHSSPRNNGTPVHQTLPGLINEIMSKGKRMTYEELCNAVLPHWPHLRKHNGERYAYSSHSQAVLDCLRNRHEWARLVDRGPKTNSGKKKRKLDAAEDEESDENESSKGGKKQLHHSQGEEFPKGKRKARKRRRLSLQGKGIKALLKKRNEQVSEEDEEGASSSDTSEESVFCEEVEEAPTASARQVSASSSEEAESTS; encoded by the exons ATGAAAGGAAGGTCACACCACGAGGATTGGGTCGATGGATCTTGGACTGTAGATTGCGTTTGCGGTGTGAATTTCGATGATGGAGAAGAGATGGTCAATTGCGATGATTGCGGGGTTTGGGTTCATACTCGCTGCTCTCGTTACGTTAAAGGAGAGGAGCTTTTCACTTGCGACAAGTGTAAGAGAAAGAACAACAAGAACAACGTTGATGATGATATCGAAGAGACCGAGGTTGCTCAGTTGTTGGTTGAGCTGCCTACCAAGACCTTGAGAATGGAGAGCTCGTGTACTCGGAATGTGCCTGTTAAGCGTCCTTTTAGGTTATGGACTGAGATCCCGACGGAAGAGAAGGTTCATGTGCAAGGGATCCCGGGTGGTGATCCGGCCTTCTTTGGAGGTTTGTCGTCGGTTTTCTCACGGGAGCTGTGGAAGTGTACTGGTTATGTGCCTAAGAAGTTTAACTTCAAGTATAGAGAGTTTCCATGCTGGGATGAGGATGAGGTTGAGAATGGGTGTCAGGAAGAAAACGGCGCTGGAGTTTTGTTTTCTATGTCGAAGGAGAGTTTGATCGCTGCTCCCGCGAGTGCTTTGGTTGCAATGAGGAGTGTTGATGATAAAGGAACCACAAATGACCTGGACTCTGGGGAAGCTGAGATGAAACATTCTCAGAGTGCTGTGGAGAAGGATAAGAGGTTGCTTCGTCCCTTGATAACGAGTAAGCGAAGAAAAGAACTGTTTGGAGCTTCTAAAGAGCGGATGAAGAAGAAGGTCGAAATTGCTGACAAAGAAGAGGAGGATGATAAGAAAG CAGTTCGACCAGCAAGTGGTTTTAAACCATCAGAATCAGATGGTTTAAGTAGAGACTGTGGGATCGCAAAGAATGATAAGTCAAAGAAAGCTGCGTTTGAAGAATCTATTGATGGTGGGCTTGGCGAGGGTGAATCTGGTAATTCAGAAATTGGTGTTGAATGCTCCAAAGAACAGAATCTTTCTGACGTTCATGCTAATGGTGCTGGAAAACAGGAAGAGAAAGCTGGCCATCATTTCCGAATTGTGCTTAAGAGCTCTGCTACTGAAGATTCTTCCGTCCCAGCAAGAAAAGATGTTACACACAATGAAGCTGATAAGGCAGATGAG AGACAAGGTACAATAGCTGCTACTCCAGGAGATAATGCAGTTGATTCGCCTGAAAGTTCCCAGAAGCCTTCTTCTGCTTCTACACGAGATGCTGAAGAGAAAAATTGTGATGCTGTCAGTGGTAAAATCAGTTCAAGGAAGAACCAAGTCCAAAAAGAAATTGTGGAGACTGGTGCTGGTGGAGCTGTAGGGCAGCAGATTCTGGAGTATAACAAAATGACACAGAGCAGTTCACTTCCTCCTCCTGAACCGCACCCTGTTGATATGATATCAGAAAGAACTACTGACTTAAAACGAGAGGTGTTGGTTTCGGAAGCAGAGAAAAATAGTCTGGAAACAAAGCCCGGATCTAGTGTACTTGAAGAGCCGTCAAAGCCATGCAGACCTGTTCCGCACACGTTTTCAGTATATAGCAGGCCTAAGATGGTAGTCAGCATTGGGAAATCATCGTCTAGTTCAGCCACGGAAAAGTCACCTAAGCCCTCCTTTACTTCCAGGAACTCCATACCTCCCTCCAAGCAACAACCAAGTGACGGTGATGAAAACGCTAATACTAATGATGAGGACTGTGTTTCCAGTGATGCGATCCGAGAGAGAGATGGGGATGATGAGAAATCTCTGAAAGAACATACTAAATCGATGCAGCAGAGCCGCGCTTCTCATTCTTCAGTTTCCAAGACAAGAGACTCTTCCTCTTCCCTAAAGGCATCTCCAGCAGCTCGGCTTAATGGTGGCTCTTCTGAGGCTTCTGGTAAACATTCGCTCTCAGGGACCTTCCAGAAAAATGACCCTATGCAGTCTATAACCGATGAAGAG CTTGCGTTAAGACTGCACCATCAACTCAACAGTTCTCCACGAGTCCCTCGTGTCCCACGCATGAGACAGCCCGGTAGCTTAGCCCTGTCTCCAACCGCTACTAGTTTTAAGCGCACCTGTAGTTCCGGTAGCAAGGATCACACAACG TTTTCCAGAAGGAAAAACAAGGACGCATCCAAAGAAGGGTTACGAAAATCTCGTGACGATGATAGATGTAGCACTAGGAGTACCAAATCGCGCCGCCCTCCTGATTGGAGAACAACACATCAAGACAGTGGAAGCAGAGGAGGGGAAGAAAAGGAAAACCGAAAAACATCCTACTCTTCCCGGAGGGTACTTGTCCAGCCAAACTCGACTACAAGCTCAAGCAGCGGAGCGTCTTCATCCAACGAGCATAATAAGCCTTCTCCACACAGTTCCCCGAGGAATAATGGTACTCCTGTTCATCAAACACTGCCTGGCTTAATCAATGAGATTATGAGTAAAGGCAAGAGGATGACATATGAAGAGCTCTGTAACGCAGTCTTGCCC CACTGGCCTCACTTGAGAAAACACAATGGAGAGCGATATGCATATTCAAGCCATTCACAAGCTGTTCTTGATTGCCTGAGGAACAGGCATGAATGGGCTCGTCTGGTTGATCGTGGCCCCAAG ACTAACTCAGGGAAAAAGAAACGGAAGCTTGATGCAGCAGAGGACGAGGAGTCAGATGAGAACGAAAGCAGCAAGGGAGGAAAGAAGCAGCTGCATCACTCTCAAGGAGAAGAGTTTCCTAAAGGGAAAAGGAAAGCAAGAAAACGAAGAAGGCTCTCTCTTCAAGGCAAGGGCATAAAAGCGTTACTAAAGAAGCGAAATGAACAAGTGAGCGAAGAAGACGAGGAAGGTGCGTCGTCATCGGATACAAGTGAAGAGAGTGTATTCTGCGAAGAAGTAGAAGAGGCCCCCACTGCTAGTGCTAGACAAGTCTCTGCTAGTAGCTCCGAGGAAGCTGAATCCACTTCATGA